GGTTCCCTTTTCATCCAGAATTGAAAAGCTGTTACCCGCCTGTGTGGTATAGAGAATGTTATTTCGGCAGTCTAGATGTTCGCTGTTCGTCGACAGTAAAACCAAAGTCGAAGAAGGACGGCGGGTGACAACCGTATTGTTATAAAAGAAGAGCGTTCCTTTACGATAGGCACTCTCATCGCCGCTGTCGCCACCATAGTGGATAAGCTGGCTGTTGGAATCCTCTTTGCGTTTGATGAGCACATTGCCATACACGTAAGTCGATCGATAGCGGGGATCATAACGAATGGTATCGCCGCCTTCAGAATCAACGAGGTCGAGTTGCCGATTGCCGCTTTCAATCCAGTTGTACCGCACAACCAGACCCGCCGAGCGATCTTTGAGGTTATTGCCCAGACAGTCTTTGCGCAGGGGCCCCAGATAATTTCCCTGAAACGTAATCCCGGCGGCTTCCGTGTAGACATTGTGTTCGTAATAGCTGTCTGCGATGCCGTTATGATAGATCGAACAGTTTTCGATCAGCAGATCTTTCGATTCATACGCCACAAACAGGCCGTTCCCACAATCGTGCAGATAGCAATTGCGAATCGTAATGTGCTCCCCTTTTTCAATAAAGATCGCAGCTGCATTCTGGAAGTACTTCTGTAATCCATCCGAGCTGAAATAGAAAAAAGAGGGCCGCGCGCTGCGGATATCCAGATTTTCAATCACAATATACGCGGGCATGGTATCGGCCGGATCCCGGGCGCCACCAATTTTGATGATGCCCCGTTGTTCGCCCCAAAAACGTAACTGCGGACGCGTCACAGCACGTCGCCCATCAATTACGGGTAATTCCCCCTTTTCGGAAGGAATCCCCTTGACCACAATCGGCTTGTCTTTGGTTCCCCGGCGACAAATAACCCACTTGGCATGATAAGGCCGAGGTCGCCAATGAATACGTACCTCATCACCGGCGTTCAGACTTTCCCAGGGAACTTTTTCGACGGAAAGATATTTCTGTTCGGGACCCACTTCGTAGATCGTCGCTTCAACCTCGTTCGCAAACAGGTTGAGAAAACAGAACGAAGCCAGAAGCAGACAGGGAAGTGTGCCAAACCAGTTCTGTTGGGTCCCCCTCTGATTTGTAAAATCACGTTGAGACACCCAAGATTCTCCCTTTAGAGCGTAACAATCTTGACTGACGAATTCACACGAAATTGAAACGTCAGTCGCATTTCATTAATGAATTTGTGCTGGAACCCATTGTACCGGACGTGCTCCCGGATTGGGACTGGCACTGTTGGGAATCAGAGTAGGAGTTTGGGGCAATCCTGGTGGAACGTAAGACATCGGCTCTTCAGCGGCAGGTGCTGGTGCCGGCTTATTGATCACACCTTTATGTCCGTTTTCAGGAACGGGCGTGATTTTTTGTGGCACAACAGTCGTTGGTGCAGGAGAAGACGGCGAACTCATTTCGGGCATCATCGATTCGTTCATGATTGTCCCCCCTTGCTCATTCATGAACGTTCCACCTTGAGGTCCACAGGTCGGACAACTAGATTGGGGGGCATAAGTAGGTGTAGGATACGAATCCATGGGATACGTTTCCATCGCCCCGTCATCCGCACCATAACTGAAAGTACCGGAAGCCAACGTCCCCGGAATCGACGATCCAAAACCACCGCTGCGACAAGGATCACAGGTATTGCATGTATTGCAAGGATCACACATGTTACAACAATGCTTTTGCATTCGCTTTGCGCGGTGCTTGGAGAGAGAGCATTTGATATCATCCATGAAATTCGTGGGGCCATACATATTGCCGCTACAGACCATTCCGGTCGCAGGGTCATAGTAGCCAGGCCCGGCACAGCCGGTTAAGGGCAGACAAAGTAAAATTCCCGCACTTAGTTTCAGCAACGAATTCATTTTGAAATCCGGTCAATCTCTGAACGTAAAAAATTGAAGACAACTCACAGTTCGAAATCGGGGCCTTTTTTAAAAAGAGTTCCCAATATCTCATTGATCGGTATTTCAAAATGTTAACCTTTAACGATTATGTAAATAATGACGATATTTCTTATAAAAGAGCTTATTGTCGATATCCATCACTAACTTATTTCACGGCAATACTTAAGAACGGTCTCATATGACGGAGCAGGAACAGATTCAACTGGGAAAAATCGGCTTTCGGGCCATGTGGCGGTTTGGGGGACTGACTCCCTGGGACTTGATCTATCAGTCTGTCCGAGGATACAACCACCACAGACTCAGTGCCCACAGCGCGCAATTTGCCTATTATGCAATTTTCACGCTCTTCCCCCTGCTAATGGTCATCATCGCCTGCGTGGCACAACTGCCGATCAAGGGCTTGATACTCAGCATGGAAAATGCCATCAACCAGGGACTACCCTCGAACGTGTCAAAAATGTTGTTTGACCAGATCTCTGACATTCAACATAAAACGACCATCAGCCTGATTACGGGGGGCGTGTTCCTGCTTTCCCTGGGAGGCACCCGCCTGTTCCTCACGATGGGAACCGGACTGGATGCCGTGTTTGAAGTCGACCGCCGTCGCACCTTTTGGAAATCGAGTGGTCTGGCGTTACTACTCACGTTTGGCGTGTTAATCCTGTTACTGCTTGCGATGATCCTGCTCGTCATCGGCCCGGAACTGGCCCGATTATTACTGGCGAATTTCTACGCGCCCTGGTTACACCTGTTGCTCTCCGCTGGAACACGCTGGTCGGTTGCCTGTGGTTTCATGCTGATCTCCACTTCCGTCATCTACTGGGCGGTCCCCAGTGTGAAACTCCCCTGGAAGATCATTACCCCCGGTAGTCTGTTCGTCGTCATCAGCTGGGTGATTATGCTGCAGGGGTTCCGGATCTATGTCGAAAACATTGCCCACTACAATGAAACTTACGGCACCCTGGGAGGCTTCATCGTACTCCTGGTCTGGCTCTATCTGACAGGAGCCATCCTGATGATGGGGGGCGAGATTAACGGAGTCATTTACCGTGCTGCCAAATTGAAAGCTGATGGCGTTTCGAAACCAATCTGAGAGAAAATCAGGATCGGCTGTCCATGCATGATCTGCAATAACACGTTCCAAAGCTGTGAAATCAATGCACTTCATTATTGACGAAACCGAATGTGAAATTATAAAATAAACGCATAAAAGATCTTTTATAGTTATTCACACAAAGGATCCAGATGATGTTCCGTGTTGAATTTGGAAAAACGGGTAAGTACTGCGATGGCGTCAATCGGCGTCATTTTCTGCAGGCGGGTGTCGCCGGAATGGGGGCAGCCAGTCTCTCTCAAATTCTCCATGCGAAAGCTCAGGCCGAGCAAAGTGGAGCCACGAAGAAAGATACCTCTGTCATTCTGCTCTGGCTCGATGGCGGTCCTAGTCATCTTGACATGTATGACATGAAACCCGAAGCCCCCAGTGAGACTCGGGGCCTCTGGAATCCGATTCACACCAATGTCCCCGGCATGGACATCACCGAAATGTTTCCCCTGCAGGCCAGATGCGCAGATAAATTTTCCATCGTCCGTTCCCTGCATCACAATACCGGTGACCACTTTACCGGCGGACACTGGATGCTCACCGGTCGTGGCGGCGTAAGTGGCGGCAGTACTCCCGGCCGCAATCCTTCCATCGGTTCCATGGCAACCAAAGTCCTCGGTCCGCGCGATCCCAGCATGCCCTCCTATGTTTCCGTCCCTTATGCCTCCAGCATTGGTTTGCGTCCCGGTTACTTCGGCGGAAACTTCCTGGGTGTGCAACACGATCCTTTTGTCACCGGCTCTGATCCCAACAATCAAAACTTTCAGGTTAAGAACTTAAATCTGGCGAAGGGATTATCCATCCAACGTTTGAAAGATCGCAAACAACTGCTCAAAACATTCGACACCCTGCGTAAAGACGTAGATCAGTCGGGCATGCTCAGTTCCATGGATCGGCTGGACCAGAAAGCTTACGAACTGGTCACCGGCGATCGAGCCCGCAAGGCCTTTGATATCAATTCCGAAGACGACAAAATCCGAGATCAATACGGCCGCCATACCTGGGGGCAAAGCGTCCTGCTCGCACGTCGTCTGGTAGAAGCAGGGACCACGTTCGTTACCGTTCACTTTGGTGGGTGGGATCACCACTGGAATCTGAAAAGTGGTTACGAAAGTTATCTCCCCCGTGTCGATCAAGCGGTCAGTGCCCTGTTTGAAGATCTCGCCCAACGCGGCATGAGCAAAAAAGTGCTGGTCGTGCTCTGTGGTGAATTCAGTCGTACGCCCCGTATGAACGATGGTGGTAATGGCGGCCCTCCCTTAAGTAAGGGAACTCCCGGCCGCGATCACTGGGGCAATTCCATGTTCTGCCTGATGGGAGGCGGCGGCGTCAAAGGGGGACACATCATCGGAGCCACAAATCGACTGGGAGAAGCCCCCGCCGATCGTCCGGTACGGCCCGGACATATTCATCACACGATTTACCGCGTGCTGGGCATGGATCCCCAGATCCACTTCCCCGATCATTCCGGCAGACCAACGGTTGCCATTGATCATGGTGAAGTCATCCACGAACTTTTTTAAGCTACCAGCGAACAGATCGACTTTCATCGTGTCACAAACGCCAACAGAACTGCATCCCCCTGCAGCCGGACCATCAAAACACCAGTGGGGCTGGTTCACATTGCTGACGGTCGCACTGGGACTGCTCTGGCTGGTCGTTTTTCCGGAACTGGCTCGTGTGCCTCAGTTGCGTTCGGAAATTGATTTTCTGGAAGAGAAACAGATTGACCCGACCGCCATGTTCTATTCCGATCTTGAGACGATTGAGGACACCGTACAAAACATCCACGATTTTCATCGGGAAAATCCGCAAGCATTATGGTAGAGTAGCTCGGTGAGTGCCCCTCTGCAAAGAACACGAACATCGAACGACGTTACCTGAGCCTGACACATGGATCAAAATCAATTTCAAGCAGCATTGGCCACTTTCCCCTCCTCACGGGGAAAAACGTTAGACAAGCTCTCAGAAGAGCGACCGGTCCTCGTCGTCTTTCTCAGGCATGGCGGCTGTCCTTTCTGCCGTCAGGTTTTGGATCAACTGCACGCGCTGTCCGAGCAAATTGAACAACGAAATCTGCAATTGGCCATCGTACATATGATGGACAACGAGCAGGCCGATCAATTACTATCCCGCTACGACCTGCAGAACGTGCAGCATTTCAGTGATCCGGAACGCAAACTCTACGAACTCTTCCAAGTCAAACGGGGGAACCTCTCGGAAACCATCGGCCCTGCTATCTGGTGGTCCGGTTTTAAAACGACGATTCTCTCCGGCTATCTGCCTGGTATTCCCGGAAAAGATATTCAACAACTGGGTGCCGCGGTTATTCTTGACCAGAGTCGTGTCATCGCCAGCCACTTCTCACAAAACTCGGCGGATCTCCCAGACTGGGATGAACTCCTAGCCTGCGAGATCCCCCACGATCAATGACACCTTGATTTCCAATTGAAAACCAAACCTGTCATAATAGTCAAACAAGAGTTAATAGACTTACAGTTCACCTTGAATTTACACTCCCGTAACAGACAGAAAAAGATGTCAGACTTCCCTGAAACCATTGATGACGTAGAACAGTTAGATGAACTCCTCAGCCGCCCGACTCCCCGGGTCATTCAGGCACTAAAGCAAACGGAAGGCGATCTGATTCTGCTCGGCATCGCCGGTAAAATGGGACCGACGTTAGCCCGCATGATCATTCGCGCCGACGAAGCAGCCGGCCTCCAGCGGCATATTCTTGGCGTAAGTCGCTTCTCCGATGAATCGAGCCGACAACCACTGGAAGATCTGGGCATTGAAACCATCAAAGGAGATCTGCTCGACACCGACTTTATCAACAGTCTGCCCGATGTCCCTAATGTAATTTATATGGCAGGCATGAAATTCGGTGCGACGGGTAATGAATCGCTGACCTGGGCGATGAACACCTATCTGCCGTCCCTTGTTTGTAACAAATATCGCAACAGTCGCATCACCGCGTTTTCGACGGGAAATATTTACGGTCTGGTTCCCGCTTCCGGTCAGGGTTCCGTCGAAACTGATAAACCAGACCCTGTGGGTGAGTACGCGATGAGCTGTCTGGGACGCGAACGAATGTTCGAACACTTCAGC
This window of the Gimesia fumaroli genome carries:
- a CDS encoding NAD-dependent epimerase/dehydratase family protein, translated to MSDFPETIDDVEQLDELLSRPTPRVIQALKQTEGDLILLGIAGKMGPTLARMIIRADEAAGLQRHILGVSRFSDESSRQPLEDLGIETIKGDLLDTDFINSLPDVPNVIYMAGMKFGATGNESLTWAMNTYLPSLVCNKYRNSRITAFSTGNIYGLVPASGQGSVETDKPDPVGEYAMSCLGRERMFEHFSRTLNIPMTIVRLNYATECRYGVLVDLALQVYQEQTIDISMGYVNVIWQGDANAMTLCALPDGTSPPYYLNVAGPQILKVREICEQFGTLFGKQPKFTGTEAEDALLNNGQQGHQRYGAPLVEVEQIIHCIADWIQNERPLLGKPTHFESRSGKF
- a CDS encoding right-handed parallel beta-helix repeat-containing protein gives rise to the protein MSQRDFTNQRGTQQNWFGTLPCLLLASFCFLNLFANEVEATIYEVGPEQKYLSVEKVPWESLNAGDEVRIHWRPRPYHAKWVICRRGTKDKPIVVKGIPSEKGELPVIDGRRAVTRPQLRFWGEQRGIIKIGGARDPADTMPAYIVIENLDIRSARPSFFYFSSDGLQKYFQNAAAIFIEKGEHITIRNCYLHDCGNGLFVAYESKDLLIENCSIYHNGIADSYYEHNVYTEAAGITFQGNYLGPLRKDCLGNNLKDRSAGLVVRYNWIESGNRQLDLVDSEGGDTIRYDPRYRSTYVYGNVLIKRKEDSNSQLIHYGGDSGDESAYRKGTLFFYNNTVVTRRPSSTLVLLSTNSEHLDCRNNILYTTQAGNSFSILDEKGTASLSFNWIKAGWKAAHSSRFGNVSSEHEIESGDDPGFQDEEKNLFFLTPKSACLNKNGPLPDAVQKNFPIQKQFKGPRGTKERPAESLKDLGALGRESEEKAD
- a CDS encoding SelL-related redox protein, which encodes MDQNQFQAALATFPSSRGKTLDKLSEERPVLVVFLRHGGCPFCRQVLDQLHALSEQIEQRNLQLAIVHMMDNEQADQLLSRYDLQNVQHFSDPERKLYELFQVKRGNLSETIGPAIWWSGFKTTILSGYLPGIPGKDIQQLGAAVILDQSRVIASHFSQNSADLPDWDELLACEIPHDQ
- a CDS encoding DUF1501 domain-containing protein, with translation MMFRVEFGKTGKYCDGVNRRHFLQAGVAGMGAASLSQILHAKAQAEQSGATKKDTSVILLWLDGGPSHLDMYDMKPEAPSETRGLWNPIHTNVPGMDITEMFPLQARCADKFSIVRSLHHNTGDHFTGGHWMLTGRGGVSGGSTPGRNPSIGSMATKVLGPRDPSMPSYVSVPYASSIGLRPGYFGGNFLGVQHDPFVTGSDPNNQNFQVKNLNLAKGLSIQRLKDRKQLLKTFDTLRKDVDQSGMLSSMDRLDQKAYELVTGDRARKAFDINSEDDKIRDQYGRHTWGQSVLLARRLVEAGTTFVTVHFGGWDHHWNLKSGYESYLPRVDQAVSALFEDLAQRGMSKKVLVVLCGEFSRTPRMNDGGNGGPPLSKGTPGRDHWGNSMFCLMGGGGVKGGHIIGATNRLGEAPADRPVRPGHIHHTIYRVLGMDPQIHFPDHSGRPTVAIDHGEVIHELF
- a CDS encoding YihY/virulence factor BrkB family protein; protein product: MTEQEQIQLGKIGFRAMWRFGGLTPWDLIYQSVRGYNHHRLSAHSAQFAYYAIFTLFPLLMVIIACVAQLPIKGLILSMENAINQGLPSNVSKMLFDQISDIQHKTTISLITGGVFLLSLGGTRLFLTMGTGLDAVFEVDRRRTFWKSSGLALLLTFGVLILLLLAMILLVIGPELARLLLANFYAPWLHLLLSAGTRWSVACGFMLISTSVIYWAVPSVKLPWKIITPGSLFVVISWVIMLQGFRIYVENIAHYNETYGTLGGFIVLLVWLYLTGAILMMGGEINGVIYRAAKLKADGVSKPI